AATTAAGACGACCAATTACTGATGGAATCTAggttttcttgctgttgctcaATCAACTTGTTGATTTTCATGCTTTCGCTGTGAAAGCAAGCGACTGTGTCTGTAAAATTGACATTTCTTTTGTATTGAAAATTAAATGTTGCTCCTTAAAAAAATAGATATTGTGGTATCTGCATTTTTATTTCCTTTTGATAGCAGCTAAATTGACAGCATGACCATGAAGTGTTTACTTATAAGCTTTGTCATGCTAATTTTGAGCTGTGGTCCAAGCCCATTGTTGATTAAAGCTCCAGTGGAAAAATTAGAATGCTAGTCTTGAGTTTATAAGATGGAATGAAACTGATGATGCCCGAGTTCTTTATTTACAGTCTGAGAAAATGTTTACTTGTATGAAAGTCATGAATGCTTCATGAAAGATGCCTTGAACGAAATGCTAGGTTATCTCTTTCTAATCCATTCAGTTCTTTCTCAATTTGTCACTCTGGAAAGTGTTGGCCTTTGTAGCAACTTTTCACCTTCAAATTGAAGTTTTTCAATGTCACGAGTAAACGAATAGGAAACTTCCTAGCCATTAATAATTGTGCGAAAAGGGAACTAAAAAAAATCTTGATGTTCTGCACTCTTAACATGTGAAATTCTCAAAGCTAAATTCAGTTGCTTTCTTTTCTTGGTCaagattcaaataaaaaaagtgAATTACGGCTTCTTGCCCCAATCATCAAGGCAGAGACTCTCATATTTGGATAAGCTTATATCTGTTTGTCAGCATTTTTGTTTCAAGCGATCTgcttaaatttgactttttATGTAATGCCAAGAGAAGAAGTTTCATTCGTAAGTACTTTCACTTAAATCAGATTTTAGGTTTCGTTACTTTTGGATATTATTAATAATTGGTTTAATGGGGATTATAAGTTTGTCTTGCTGCTTTGAGTTTTTGTTTGGAAATATCCTGCAAAAGGATCTGATTTATCTTCCATGGGATGTGCTCAAGTTGCAATGTTGCATGATCTAATTTAAATTCTTGATTCGCTTTTCTCAGAAGAAGTTCCTGAGAAATGGATGGAAGCACCGGATATACTTTCTCTTCGCTCTTTGGATCGCAAATTTGTTTTTCCTGGTAACTATTTTTTGTTCCTTTTGTTCTTCTCACTGGCACGCGTGTAtagtttcaaatttatgtttgtgGTCCttgaatttttctttcttatatGCTTTGCCTTTGTCCTTAGGTGAACAAATCCATATACTAATATGTTTGTCTGCATGTAAGCAAGATACTAAAATTATTACACCATTTAAAGTTGCCGCTGTTATGAATAAAAATTGGATTGGAAAAGGCAATGATAAACAAAATGGAGACATTGAAGGTCCAAAAGATCCAGTTACTCAGAGAGTGGACTTGAGTGCTGGTGGGCTATATGATCAAAATGGGATGGAAGGGGTTGAGCCTCAAAAAGATGTTCCAACCGGTGAATCTCTCCTCAGAATGGAAGATTACAGACGGCAGACAAAACAATTGTTGCAAAATTTCAAAAGTTCACATTTTTTTGCTCGAATTGCGCAGTCATATGAACCACTTTGGACTAAAAGAAGAGTGCATAAATCCGAACTCATGACTTCTGAAACAgttgaaaaaaatttgagtGGAGATTCTTTAGAAACGGAAAGGATTATGAAAAAGAAGAATTCAACTAATGCGGCTATTGACAGAGGAAAATTTGATGCTCGTACATCAGGGGGGTTAGTAAGAGATGCTGCCAAATGCTGTTCCCTTCCAAATGGAGACATAGTGGTATGTTTCACAGAGACCACAAAGAATTTCATAGGTCTTATTTCTTATATCAGAAGATGTACTTGCTGCATAGATTATCTAATCGATTATATATCTTAATTTACAGTTCATACACATATTCTCATTACTGTGTAATTAGCTACTAAGATCCTAAAGCTGGAACATACTAAAGTTTTTACCCATGTTATACTATTTCCTGATTTTAGGAATTCTTGTATTAATGATGCCTGGAGCATCGACCATGCAGTTCAGGTCTGAGCTAGGACATCTTTGTGATGGTTTACTCATTTGTTATGGCAATCACTATTGTGTGGGGTATGTGGGTGCTCATTGAGGCCTAGCTTTAAAAGTAGAATCTACCAGTTATGAGTCTTGTGACTTTTATCAggcagtttttttttttaatagatGAGTTGAAACATAAAGTTTAGCAAACACAAAGTGTAAACATGTAAATCGTGCTATTCACATGTACACAAAAACACTTAGAAGTTTTGCATTTGTTCATTTACCTAGTCTTTACTTTAATTTTTACACTTGCAAGATTATGAGGACTTTTGGttttttaactattgttttattTGAAAGCCGGAGCTAATTGTTCCCCTCTTAgttcttgttttatttaattactgTCTTTTTTCTTCTTACCCGATGGTTTGTGGTTGCCTTGATTTGTAGGTATCGATACTTATTTGAATTCGGTCTCTTGTTTGGAAGGATGCAGGTGCTATTACAGGTAAATATCGGTGTTGACTTCGTGAGAGATCCCATCCTGGAGATTCTTCAATTTGAAATGTATCAAGAAAGAAATTCAATTATGGAGAACATGCATGCTCCAGCTTCAGAGAAGCTGGAAACTTCTGGTGATCTTTTAAAATGGTTGCTTCCTGTGGATAATTCTAGTCTTCCACCAGCTCGAGTGGTATCGCCTCCTGTGTTGAGCTCTAGTTCAAGTATTCGGAACTCGCCCACAAAACCTACCATATCTGGGTCTTCTGGTTCTCAACTATTCTCTTTTGGTAATTTTAGAAGTTATTCTATGTCCTCACTTCCTCAAAATTCAGCACCACCGCCTTCATCTGTCACAACTCCTAATTCAAAGCCAAGTTTTGAACCAGAAGATTGGATTCAATTTTCATTCCGTAAATTTGTAGAAAGTGAAAAAAGCAGAAACGAAGGACTTCTATCTTTCCGAGGTGTACCACTGGAGCCGGAAAGATTTTCTGTTAGGTGTGGTTTAGAAGGAACTTTTACACCTGGGAGAAGGTGGAGGAAAAATATAGAAATAATTCAACCCGTAGAAATCAATTCTGTATCTGTTGATTGCAATACGGATGATCTTCTTTGCGTTCATGTAAAGGTATGGTTTTTACTATTTCTATTCCTCAGTCCTGCCCGCATAATTTTTTTCTTAGCTTGATTGAAGATTAGTTAGTTTTTATGAATGCCTTTTCCGTAGGAGAAGCCCAAGTTTTTCTGATTGGCTTCTTTCTAATACACCAATTGATATAAAATGTTTCTTTAATGTTTCTTTCTCCGCAGAATGTTTCCCCAGAATATGCTTCAGATATTGTGGTGTTTATAGATGCCATAACAATAACATTTGAAGAGACATCAGCTGATGGACCACCGTTAAATTTACCGATTACATGCATAGAAGCTGGAAATGATTACCGTTTGCCAAATTTAGCACTGAGGTTTGTGTCTTTCGGAAAATATATTAACTTGCAAACTGCAACTTGAAAATCAGGAACTTCCTCTATTGACATGTTTGCTGCATGTCTCTACATCTGTAAATTCACAAGCCCGGGATTGCGAAGCTCGTTGAGGTTTCCTTTCACGTTCTTTTCTCTATCAAATCATGTGAAAATTCAATTTGCATGAGAACCTCGTTTTACCTGTTCGAGATGATTTCTTCCTTTCACTTTCTTCTCTCTATCAAATTCATGTGTGTAAATTCAAACTTGCATGAGAACCCGACTTTTACCTGTTCGAGATGATTACTTTATTTTGTTTTCACCTTTCCTTCTATTGGATTACAGAAATGTTTTCTATCATCTCATATCTTAAGGATACTCTTTCTGGGGTGGTGTTCATTGGCTAACGTTTGAATAAAAAAGtttcataatatacatcaagtaCTTTATCCATGATTTCTGATGAGGCATAATTGTTTCTCATGTAAACATCTGctgaaatttaatgataaaTGTGCTTCCTGGGATTTGGAGCCTATAAATTTTGGTGCTGCGGATGTGATAACTTATCTCCCAAGCTCTAAAAAATACAGCATACACCTCAACACTTAAGGTATAGTTTGGTACATATGATAGGATAaccatgtgatatataatataagtatAAGTTAAAGATAAATAAGATataggatattatatttaatgtttgatatgattttaataagagtgattaaatttatatattaaattgtaatgacaaaattaaccttatcataataaattttataatttcaaagatgttgcttgagttcatatttcttataTGTTCATGCTTCGacagtgcttgcatgatttatttatttttacctaattttatatattatataatgtgATAATTGAGCtcttgattttgtgagtcaagtcaaatatcaatttttaaggttaattgagtgatactaataat
This window of the Primulina tabacum isolate GXHZ01 chromosome 12, ASM2559414v2, whole genome shotgun sequence genome carries:
- the LOC142520325 gene encoding uncharacterized protein LOC142520325, whose translation is MVEEFLVGNEFPNDEVSKSDGNSGAAVISRDSARESTPSGNRNAENHEYAGENGSAISSSGESTSQVNSHIDVAENDGLIIIPCKEVPEKWMEAPDILSLRSLDRKFVFPGEQIHILICLSACKQDTKIITPFKVAAVMNKNWIGKGNDKQNGDIEGPKDPVTQRVDLSAGGLYDQNGMEGVEPQKDVPTGESLLRMEDYRRQTKQLLQNFKSSHFFARIAQSYEPLWTKRRVHKSELMTSETVEKNLSGDSLETERIMKKKNSTNAAIDRGKFDARTSGGLVRDAAKCCSLPNGDIVVLLQVNIGVDFVRDPILEILQFEMYQERNSIMENMHAPASEKLETSGDLLKWLLPVDNSSLPPARVVSPPVLSSSSSIRNSPTKPTISGSSGSQLFSFGNFRSYSMSSLPQNSAPPPSSVTTPNSKPSFEPEDWIQFSFRKFVESEKSRNEGLLSFRGVPLEPERFSVRCGLEGTFTPGRRWRKNIEIIQPVEINSVSVDCNTDDLLCVHVKNVSPEYASDIVVFIDAITITFEETSADGPPLNLPITCIEAGNDYRLPNLALRRGEEHSLILKPATSLWRGSKGNSGRNLLPSRLPAGSATSSRQNFSIAEGKQSASSADQYAILLSCRCNYTESKLFFKQTTSWRPRISRDLMISVASEMSKQTHGSDGTQLPVQVLTLQASNLTSDDLTLTVLAPASFTSPPSVVSLSNSPSSPLSPFGSSVELSERTNTDRRGTAVRHLSSVTMDEGQKVEDDLQSVPLNEEHSSLSDVVPSNDLGCTHLWLQSRVPLGSVPSHSQATIKLEVLPLTDGIITLDSLQIDVKEKGLTCVPEHSLKIYATSSISTGVI